In Panicum virgatum strain AP13 chromosome 5K, P.virgatum_v5, whole genome shotgun sequence, the genomic window TGTCCAGTTCAGATGCTATTGAGGATGACCTCTCGAACAAAGCTTCTGTTGCAGAAGAAAGATCACTACATTGTCAGGATAGCTCAAGGAAGGCAGAAGAGCATATTTCCTCGGGTAAGGGAGACGTCTTATTGGTATTGAGTGGGGACGTTGATCTAACAACATTTCAGGAAGAGATTGCAAGCTTGAACAGAAGGCTGAAGACGCTAGAAGGTGACCGGAATTTTCTTGAACATAGCATAAACTCCCTCAGAAACGGCACCGAAGGTTTGATGTTTATACAGGAGATTGCTTGCAACCTGAGGGAACTGCGGGCGATTGCTACTGACAAGAAATAGCATGCAGCAACATGTGCAACAGATTCCAAATCAACATGTGTTGTGTGTTTTTGTATATCATccgattcaaaagaaattcTTCTTGTAATTAAGTTCCAAGATACTGTTGTAATTATTTCTAAGGGACTTCCAAGAAAAAAAGAAGCTTGTACTTGCTGGAGGCACATCGTTTCAATCAAAGCAGTGAAAAAAAACTTTGCCAATGACATAAAAAAGTATGCAAGCATGACCTGTTACTATGTTAGTGGTTCTGAGACTTTCGAGGTACCTGTTATCTGGGCTAAGTTTGCATTACTCAGATAGAAGATACCTTGTCATTTAGTTTTTCCGACACAGGTGCTGCAAAATACCATCAcgcctccaccttccccaagcACCTAATCATGCCCAGCACAACCTCACACTGAAGCAAGAACTCCAAAGTTCTGCAACAGGGCTGGGTCGCTGGGTAGCGATTTATCTGCTTGGCTTGTTAGCCGCAGTTTTATAGTCTCCGAACAACACAAAACAATATACAAGCAATATAGTGATTGACTTTGCAGATAACACGTTACATGATGTATCCTTTCTTTGCCATTTTGAActttaagaaaaaaaacaaattaaaggCCGTGGCAAACCTTTAGATTGGCACCATAGTCAGTTACAACAAGCGTTATTACTGATTGTATATTTGTATAGAGGCATCACCATTGCCTGTTGGCACGGCGAGAGAGATATTCTGGGTATTCCCCATTCACCCTCCCACTTGCTAAATTAGTATAGTCCCCCATCCTCTGTGGGAATGCATTAGAATTAATTCCATGGTTCACTGCTGGACTTGAATGGCTATATGGCCAAGGCTTTGGGGCAGTTGTGTCCAACCTTCCATTGGAGTAAAAATCCAATGTGGAAAGTTGCCCATCTCTCAACCTATGCATAGCATTCTGTGTGTCATAGGCCCTCCAGTAACTTTCATCGTAGTAATGGTCGGTCGAGTTAAACCGGCCAGAACTACTTACAGAAGCCATTTCAGAGTCTGCCATATTGCCTCCTGTAGAAAATGGCAAGCCAAACGTATGATATTCATGGAGTGGAGAGGTAGCCATACACGCACTGCTTTGATCTTCATCAAGCAAGTCATTGATAATATCAATGTGAGGGAATTCTTCACCCACTGGCCCCTGCTGCTGGTATGAAACATAACTTGCAGGCATCTCACTCTGGAATTGCCTATATTGTAGTCCACCCAATCTGCCCTGTTCTATTGTGCTGCTGCTCAATTGCTGATAAGAAATATCTTTCACAGGGTGCACACGCACATTGCAATTGGTTATTTGCGGGTTAGGAATATCATCTTTCCACGTATGTTCGTTGATGTCACTATTTCCTTTCCTCAAGTGCCAGTTATCAAGACCTTCTGACTTGCTAGGCCCAAACATGTAGCTTTGCTTTCCTGGTAATTGCTCATTCCTTTCAGCAGGAGCCGCCATGACAGATGTTGCTAATGCATATGCTGACAATGGCTGTGAAACTGCAGTATATTGGCCTATAGAAGTTAATTGCTCATGACTTGATGATGTTGTATTCAGACTACCCTTACCAAGGAAAGCATTTCTGTAGGCCTGTGATATAATTCGTGCAGAAGGGGAAGACTCGTCATTCAGTCGCTCAGAAACAGTCAATGAGTGTGAAAGCAATGGAGAAACTTGGACTGATGGTGTAGGTGGTGTTGAACTTGGTGACTGGAACGGGGGAGCACTTGTAGGCCATGATGATGGCTTAGGAGTTTCGGTTCTGGGTACAGAAGTGGCTACAACCCTCTCAGAAACTGTATCTTCTCGAGCTTTTGAGATAGATGTGGATGGAATCTGTTGCGATACTGAGTTATGCTGCGAAATTGTATCAACCTGGGTTGCAGGTGATTTGGGGGCAGCTGATATAGCAACTTTATCGAGCTGTGATGTAGAAGATTTTGTGGTCGCTGGAGTTGCTTTAGAAACTGTACCAACCTGTGGAAGAGGTGATTTTGGTCGAGCTGGAGTAGCTTTACCAACTGTATCAGCCTGTGGCAGAGGTGATTGCGGGGGAGTTGGAATAGCTTTATCAACTGGCGGTGATCTCGAAGGCATCAACGTAGCGCTCTCAATTTTCTGGCTTGAACTTGATGCATGTTCTTCACACAATATTGGCTCAATTTTACTTGGAGTTGGCACAGATTTGGTGTTTATGGTGGATGTTGCTGTTGCTGGAACAGCTCCATTACTGTCACCACTTGTGGGTACAGGTAAAGACTTTAAAGCTGGTGCATTACTATTTCCATCATTAACAGTTACCAAGGATTGCACTGGGCCCTTCCGAACCTTAGGAGTCTTTTCCAAGGAGTCAGATGAGGATGAACCTGCTGCTGCCTCAGCAGCTGCCTTCTTTTCCAAATGGGCCTTAAGTAGTTCCCTGCCCTCAATTTCCTTCtgaaaaaatcaaacaaacatAAATGGAACAGAGTAATCAATTTATTTATCGGCAGGATAGCTGGTCGATATAAGTGCTAAAGAACTATAATATTGATATTTAATGACtaacaaaattaaataaaatccAATGCAGGAAATGAATCATCAGAGAacttttgttttccttttacAGACATCTACCAAGCAAAATGTTACAAACATGGTTGCCAAAATAAGTTTTAAGACAAATATTTCAAATGTAACCTTGATGCATCTGGCTTTAGTATATTCACATATCTGGAGGTGGTTCATTCTTTCTGTGCATATAATGAAAAAGGAAGAAATTGATGCTCATAAACAAGTGACGTGTTCTACAGCCGAAACATTATCCACAGTATCATAGCAAAAGCTCTTTTGTTGGCTGCTCAAATTTCAAAGCATCGTATTTACAGTATCAAGCATCTGTATCTTATATTTTGTAGAttttccaggaaaaagaaaacctgGATTTTTTACAAATTACCATACTTTTGTCTGATACAGTTAAAATCTTAACCATTAACCATGAAGCAACCattttttgggaaaaaaaagaagtgtCTCAAAAAGATGGTCTAAAATTCTAAATTGGAAACCATATGGTATAATGAGTATGGGGTTAATTAGATCTGTGCCATTATAATTTCACCGTTTTTGAAGCACGCCATTACTTCTCAAGAAACTATGCCAGTGCCACTACAATTCACCTGCCGTTGAAAATACGCCATTATGTACGTCTAACACCATGTTGGGCCCACTTGCAGGCGTACCCATACGCCCCTGCCCCCCTTTCCACTCACTGACATGTGGCccccacatgtcatccccttCCTTCTCCTCTCCTCGTTTGCCTCCATAGCTTCCTCCTGCTCGCACGCCggtccgccgccgtgctcctcctACTTGCCCGCTGCccccctgctcgccgccaccgTGCTCCTCCTGCTCGCCCGGCACCGCGCTCCTCCTACTGCTGTAcccgccctgctcgccgccacgcgctcctcctgctcgccgGTTCCGAGCTCCGACCGCGAGCTCCGCCTgttctccccgccgccgctgtgcaagaagcagcggccgccgccgccatcccgaagcatcccgaagccgccgccgtccttcaTGGCAGCGCacaccgcggcgagctcggtcgCAGCCTCCAGCACCTcggcctcccgcggcggcggtccCCTAACCCTCCCGGgcgctcggccggcggcggcgcggctcgctcgATGCGGACGCCCGCCCGTgcgctccgccggcggcggcgcggctcgctcgATGTGAggaagcagcggccgccgcgcgggaaTCCACGGAGAGGCAGCACGGGGGAGGGGCTGCGAAGGGCGCCGTAGCAGGTTGTTGTCGCAGATCCCCGCCCGCACGCTCggtcgtcggcggcgcggctagCTCGAAGCGGACGCCCGCCCGCGcactcggccggcggcggcgcggcaggctcgACGCggacgcgcggccggcggcggcgtgacagGAATCGACGCGGACGCCCGCCTGCGTGCTtcggccggcagcggcgcagcaggCTAGACATGGACGCCCGACCGGgcgctcggccggcggcggcgcagccggcTCGACGCGGACGGCATCCGCGCGCtcgaccggcggcggcctggctcgctcggccggcggcgcctcggcgacgcccgcccgcgcgctcggccgacggcggcgcggctcgctccACGCCGTCACCCGCAAGCTCGCTTAGCTTCGGAGATGGAGAAGACGGAGGTTGTGGGGAAGAAGGCTGAGCACTGGGCCCCTTATGTCAGCGAGTGTGAGAGAGAAGAGGAAATGGGTAATTTTGTCCATACGGATATAAGGTATACGCCGTACGTCTGATACTGGGCCCAAATTGTTTCCAGGCGTATATAATGGC contains:
- the LOC120708226 gene encoding TNF receptor-associated factor homolog 1b-like isoform X3; translation: MELSKIQDGFLVDDVLEIIAQVQVIREKADRPFCCLDRPYRRELLRVYMTNIEQIYRRFVEERRRKLIRLIDDKWKWSSFRAFWLAIDPTTKHRMSREKSDIILKMVVKHFFLEKEVTSTLVMDTLYTGLKALEGHSNGKKGTVTSMDLEDLPAPMVHVDMDMFVLAGDFLSVLERAALEPLPCLSLSSKDDKCSQSRAKDGGSGEVNKVPIEREERRLTVFGQKIIETFVLSHIFSGVEVAYKEDVALKRQEELIREEELLENEKGKRGSAIEKDKRAKKKQAKQKKNSRKVKDKERVEKSDSNFLERGQDGSTNHDRENSKHAGLLAAKPDNSGDGASDMSDNVDGSIEACEKETVDIESLVTSVSASVSSIRGKINNLLDSTSHITRGRCRRNRVISSIIASQYEDDLPSSSCSDRNTYGCGPAPRRDQETALLTLKDRLRELGQRLHEKEIEGRELLKAHLEKKAAAEAAAGSSSSDSLEKTPKVRKGPVQSLVTVNDGNSNAPALKSLPVPTSGDSNGAVPATATSTINTKSVPTPSKIEPILCEEHASSSSQKIESATLMPSRSPPVDKAIPTPPQSPLPQADTVGKATPARPKSPLPQVGTVSKATPATTKSSTSQLDKVAISAAPKSPATQVDTISQHNSVSQQIPSTSISKAREDTVSERVVATSVPRTETPKPSSWPTSAPPFQSPSSTPPTPSVQVSPLLSHSLTVSERLNDESSPSARIISQAYRNAFLGKGSLNTTSSSHEQLTSIGQYTAVSQPLSAYALATSVMAAPAERNEQLPGKQSYMFGPSKSEGLDNWHLRKGNSDINEHTWKDDIPNPQITNCNVRVHPVKDISYQQLSSSTIEQGRLGGLQYRQFQSEMPASYVSYQQQGPVGEEFPHIDIINDLLDEDQSSACMATSPLHEYHTFGLPFSTGGNMADSEMASVSSSGRFNSTDHYYDESYWRAYDTQNAMHRLRDGQLSTLDFYSNGRLDTTAPKPWPYSHSSPAVNHGINSNAFPQRMGDYTNLASGRVNGEYPEYLSRRANRQW